A single genomic interval of Primulina huaijiensis isolate GDHJ02 chromosome 7, ASM1229523v2, whole genome shotgun sequence harbors:
- the LOC140980786 gene encoding transcription factor MYB63-like, with product MASQRRCNQRFLLEDRLASMEIWGKLNEFITYRWSKIASYLPGRTDNEIKNVWNTHLKKRLTRKSVDNMEHLSSPSRTSSSSTQQMQIEKSIDDQMVHQSNIEKRSQKLDSIEETETIDSPASSYASNYPNSTKESTVLTTNEATGHLKSDVSIIIDPSGPSNDGKSEMPLESDVDFWDFLDSLDPLQFSTKSEVSGEKSDGDEIECKRWLEYLENELGLSGVDNETKEQEIVTTVPQHEVVNLEQEIGVALDSFPIWPPSPLSLGI from the coding sequence CTGAATGAATTTATTACGTACAGATGGTCAAAAATTGCTTCTTATTTGCCCGGAAGAACAGACAATGAGATAAAAAATGTGTGGAACACACATTTAAAGAAAAGATTGACTAGGAAAAGTGTTGATAACATGGAGCATTTGTCGTCTCCATCTCGTACATCTAGTTCAAGCACGCAACAAATGCAAATCGAGAAGTCGATTGATGATCAAATGGTCCATCAATCAAACATCGAGAAACGTAGTCAAAAACTCGACTCCATCGAGGAAACGGAGACAATTGATTCCCCGGCATCATCGTATGCATCAAACTACCCCAACTCTACTAAGGAAAGCACTGTCTTGACAACAAATGAAGCAACGGGGCATCTCAAATCCGATGTTAGTATCATTATCGACCCTTCCGGTCCATCAAATGATGGAAAATCCGAAATGCCCCTCGAATCCGACGTCGATTTTTGGGACTTTCTGGATAGCTTGGATCCCTTACAATTCAGTACTAAAAGTGAAGTTAGTGGGGAAAAAAGTGATGGTGATGAAATTGAGTGCAAAAGGTGGTTAGAGTACTTAGAAAATGAACTTGGACTAAGTGGAGTTGATAATGAGACAAAGGAACAAGAAATAGTTACAACAGTTCCACAACACGAGGTGGTGAATTTAGAGCAAGAAATTGGAGTTGCATTGGATTCTTTTCCAATCTGGCCCCCTTCACCTCTAAGTCTTGgaatataa